A single window of Bacteroidota bacterium DNA harbors:
- the neuC gene encoding UDP-N-acetylglucosamine 2-epimerase produces the protein MRRIFIVVERRADYSRFRPILQEMKKDPFFEIYLVVTGICLLETHGKDINYITEDGFEIHAQIPMFVEGSEDTGAEMVRSLSRVMKGLVDELEIAKPDLVLSGFDIGANLAVTIAAAHMNIPVAHIQGGEVTGSIDESIRHAMSKFAHIHFPATELSKERLIKMGEHPDSIFVVGCPSIDVLLETPVIPRKEIEDKLSIDLSKPTLLMIQHPVTTESLSSFDQISETIDAISESNINCIVSLPNNDAGHAKIIEKIKSSGLRWYPSLPTDLFVNLYRNVSALIGNSSSGIHETPTLRIPTINIGTRQQGRERAPNVIDVGYNKAEIVEAIKKAVFDESFRNFVKTIDNPYGDGHSARRIVEILRTIKLDGIVQKMFYD, from the coding sequence AATTTTACAAGAAATGAAAAAGGACCCTTTTTTCGAAATATATCTTGTAGTTACCGGAATCTGTCTTTTGGAGACTCATGGAAAAGATATCAATTATATAACCGAAGATGGTTTTGAGATTCATGCTCAAATTCCAATGTTTGTTGAAGGATCAGAGGATACCGGGGCTGAGATGGTTCGCTCTTTGAGCCGTGTAATGAAGGGGCTGGTTGATGAACTTGAAATCGCTAAGCCTGACCTGGTATTGTCAGGTTTTGATATTGGTGCCAATTTGGCTGTAACCATTGCGGCAGCTCATATGAATATTCCCGTTGCACATATCCAGGGTGGTGAAGTAACAGGGAGCATCGACGAGAGTATTCGTCATGCCATGAGTAAGTTTGCTCACATACATTTCCCGGCAACCGAACTCTCCAAGGAGAGGTTGATAAAAATGGGAGAACACCCTGATTCAATTTTTGTCGTCGGCTGTCCTTCCATAGATGTTTTATTGGAAACTCCAGTTATTCCGAGGAAAGAGATTGAAGATAAACTCTCAATTGACCTCAGCAAGCCAACTCTACTGATGATTCAACATCCGGTAACCACCGAAAGTTTAAGCTCTTTTGATCAGATTTCTGAGACAATTGATGCGATATCTGAGTCCAATATTAATTGTATTGTCTCCCTTCCAAATAATGATGCGGGTCACGCGAAAATAATTGAAAAAATTAAATCATCTGGATTAAGGTGGTATCCAAGTTTGCCAACCGATCTCTTTGTTAACCTCTATCGTAATGTATCAGCTTTGATTGGTAATTCCAGCTCCGGAATACATGAGACCCCAACATTGAGAATACCCACAATAAACATAGGGACACGACAACAGGGCAGGGAAAGAGCACCCAATGTGATTGATGTCGGTTACAATAAAGCAGAAATAGTGGAAGCAATCAAAAAAGCAGTTTTTGATGAATCATTTAGGAATTTTGTAAAAACAATCGATAATCCCTATGGAGATGGGCACTCCGCTCGTAGAATAGTTGAAATACTGCGCACAATCAAACTTGATGGTATTGTTCAGAAAATGTTTTATGACTAG
- a CDS encoding NAD(P)-dependent oxidoreductase: MTSVVLLGGGGFIGSKLSERLRTLNYNVVVADMHQMPGSTDNFIELDILSGSNFAEILKRFDVVINLTGQITSPINGCWKLNTQGITNILSALKGSNTHIIQISTVSVYGTADFVDEDSALNPETPYAVCKSFAEFLVRQSLKEENYTILRLSNLFGSEQKKGFFSYIVQAAKGNRTLEFNNDGSLLRYYLHIDDCVEAISLMAQKRLAGTYNVCGLKAYTIKDIIDIFDKIHNIKFSVKYSSISPSENIKTISSSKFKELTEYIARHSVEDYIKEIVLND, from the coding sequence ATGACTAGTGTCGTTTTGTTAGGAGGAGGAGGATTTATTGGTTCTAAATTATCTGAGCGACTGCGTACCCTAAATTACAATGTTGTGGTAGCAGATATGCACCAAATGCCGGGGAGCACTGATAATTTTATAGAACTGGATATATTATCAGGTTCAAATTTTGCTGAGATTCTGAAAAGATTTGATGTCGTCATTAACTTAACAGGCCAGATTACATCCCCTATTAATGGCTGTTGGAAGTTGAATACTCAAGGCATTACAAACATATTGTCAGCTTTAAAGGGAAGTAATACACATATTATTCAAATTTCTACTGTTTCGGTCTATGGTACTGCAGATTTTGTTGATGAAGATTCAGCATTAAACCCGGAAACTCCTTATGCTGTTTGTAAGTCCTTTGCAGAATTTTTAGTCAGACAAAGTCTAAAGGAAGAGAATTATACTATTCTTAGGCTCTCCAATCTTTTTGGGTCAGAACAAAAGAAAGGTTTCTTTTCCTACATCGTCCAGGCAGCAAAGGGTAATCGTACACTCGAATTTAATAACGATGGCTCTCTACTACGGTATTATCTACACATTGATGATTGCGTTGAAGCAATCTCCCTCATGGCGCAAAAAAGACTTGCGGGTACATATAATGTGTGTGGGTTAAAAGCATATACTATTAAAGATATCATTGATATTTTTGACAAAATACACAATATCAAGTTTTCTGTTAAATATTCAAGTATTTCACCGTCAGAAAATATTAAAACCATCAGTTCCAGTAAATTTAAAGAATTAACTGAGTACATTGCAAGGCATTCAGTTGAAGATTATATTAAGGAAATAGTGTTGAATGACTAA
- a CDS encoding CBS domain-containing protein, which produces MTKKITEFLITQIATLREAMSRLDKTHKKVLFVVNDMNHLIGSLSDGDIRRALLANADFNMKVGDFCNTHPHKLGLDYEVTVVKNLFVEHNISALPVVNSENLVAEIIFWDDIFEVKQTNVKKTQLQLPVLIMAGGQGTRLEPFTKILPKPLIPIGDKSIIELVIDKFLLYGIDEFYITVKHKAKIIKSYFEELNPPYKVNFIEEGDPLGTIGALSLIKNNIHDTVLVTNCDIVIDCDYSEFLNFHNVNKYGISLIASLINHKIPYGICEIENGGNLKTFSEKPEQSFLASTGMYLINRDVVEIIPENTFYHVTQLIAQLKDKGGKIGVFPISENSWVDTGEWSEYKKTTAFFNDLAHQF; this is translated from the coding sequence ATGACTAAAAAAATCACCGAGTTTTTAATCACTCAAATAGCGACTCTAAGAGAGGCAATGTCTCGGTTGGACAAAACACACAAAAAGGTACTTTTTGTTGTTAACGATATGAATCATTTGATCGGTTCGCTTTCCGACGGAGATATCCGAAGAGCCCTTTTAGCAAATGCAGATTTTAATATGAAGGTCGGTGACTTTTGTAATACTCATCCGCACAAATTGGGTCTGGATTACGAAGTTACAGTGGTAAAAAATCTCTTTGTGGAACATAATATTTCAGCATTGCCTGTGGTAAACTCAGAAAATTTAGTTGCTGAAATTATATTTTGGGATGATATTTTTGAAGTAAAACAAACTAATGTCAAAAAAACACAATTGCAGCTTCCGGTATTAATAATGGCTGGGGGGCAAGGTACCAGACTGGAACCTTTTACAAAAATTCTTCCTAAACCTCTGATCCCAATTGGAGATAAGTCAATCATCGAGTTAGTTATTGACAAGTTTCTGCTTTATGGAATTGACGAGTTTTATATAACTGTTAAACATAAAGCAAAAATAATAAAATCCTATTTTGAAGAACTTAACCCACCTTACAAGGTGAATTTTATTGAAGAAGGTGATCCCTTAGGTACAATTGGTGCCTTATCCCTCATTAAAAACAATATACACGACACTGTCCTGGTAACAAATTGTGATATCGTGATAGATTGTGACTATAGTGAGTTTCTTAATTTTCATAATGTAAACAAATATGGAATCAGTCTGATTGCCTCCCTAATTAACCATAAAATACCATATGGGATTTGCGAAATTGAAAACGGTGGGAATCTTAAGACATTCTCTGAAAAACCGGAACAGTCTTTCCTTGCCTCAACCGGGATGTATTTGATAAATCGCGATGTAGTCGAGATAATTCCAGAAAACACATTCTATCATGTAACGCAGCTTATTGCTCAATTAAAAGACAAAGGTGGAAAAATAGGTGTGTTTCCGATATCTGAAAATTCTTGGGTTGATACAGGTGAATGGTCCGAATACAAAAAGACAACTGCCTTCTTTAATGATTTGGCACATCAATTTTAA
- a CDS encoding acylneuraminate cytidylyltransferase family protein, which yields MNLLITICARGGSKGIPGKNLSKIANLPLLSYSTVVAREFGAKYDADYGFSTDSVDILDLAKSVGFGTDYVRPAHLATDSSGKIDTIHDLIKYEESKNSKKYDYILDLDITSPLRTVDDLDIAFALLQSNSDALNLFSVNKAHRNPYFNQVEIKENGFFDLVKKTQTPVLTRQSAPKVWDLNASFYFYRRSFFDLNYRNAYTERSIIYEMPHMCFDLDEKLDFTIMSYLIENELLDFELLKLT from the coding sequence TTGAATTTACTAATAACGATTTGTGCCCGTGGAGGCTCAAAAGGAATCCCGGGAAAGAACTTAAGTAAAATCGCGAACTTACCACTCCTCTCCTATTCTACAGTGGTCGCGAGGGAATTTGGTGCAAAATATGATGCTGATTATGGGTTTTCAACAGATAGTGTTGATATTCTAGATTTGGCCAAGAGTGTTGGTTTTGGTACTGATTATGTCCGGCCAGCACACCTGGCTACAGACAGTTCCGGGAAAATTGATACAATTCACGATTTGATTAAATATGAAGAGTCAAAGAACTCTAAAAAATATGATTATATATTAGATCTCGACATTACTTCACCTCTAAGAACAGTTGATGATCTTGACATTGCATTTGCACTTTTACAATCCAATTCTGATGCGCTAAATCTGTTTTCGGTGAACAAAGCGCATCGCAATCCATACTTTAATCAGGTCGAAATCAAAGAAAATGGTTTTTTTGACCTGGTAAAAAAAACTCAGACACCTGTTTTAACCCGGCAGTCCGCACCTAAGGTTTGGGATTTAAATGCTTCTTTTTATTTTTATCGGAGATCCTTTTTCGATCTCAATTACAGGAATGCATATACGGAACGGTCAATAATATATGAAATGCCACATATGTGTTTTGATCTTGATGAAAAATTAGATTTTACCATTATGTCCTATCTAATTGAAAATGAGCTACTTGATTTTGAATTGCTGAAGTTAACCTAA
- a CDS encoding Gfo/Idh/MocA family oxidoreductase, giving the protein MRVGIVGLGSIGQRHAQNLINLGVEDLLLLRLKGIGNKFGISEYYSIESFFCENPDFVIIAVPTSEHIHFLKEVIIRENSFLCEKPLVSSFVNLTELEQLLKGYYKLGAVAMNMRYHPCVIAVRDLIQNQVIGEILSARFFVGQYLPDWRPGRDYSKSYSAKRELGGGVTLDLIHEIDLAVHLLGSPSEKLVSIAAKFSSLTIETEDITEIAYITERRCLVSLHLDYVFRGYKRDITLLGTNGHIIVDLFKNKLSVFNEDCSLVEEIKYPHFERNDMYLQMLRTYISDLNGGTFTSPSVEEGLLTNKIALTVLEQNGLNN; this is encoded by the coding sequence ATGCGTGTTGGGATTGTTGGTCTTGGTTCAATTGGTCAGCGTCATGCTCAAAATTTAATAAATCTTGGTGTTGAAGATTTATTACTTCTACGACTTAAAGGAATAGGCAATAAATTTGGTATTAGTGAATATTATTCGATAGAGAGTTTTTTTTGTGAGAATCCTGATTTTGTTATCATAGCTGTTCCAACTTCTGAACACATTCATTTTCTGAAGGAAGTTATAATACGAGAGAATAGTTTTCTGTGTGAAAAACCCCTTGTAAGTTCCTTCGTTAACTTGACAGAACTTGAGCAATTATTAAAAGGATATTATAAACTCGGCGCTGTAGCAATGAACATGAGGTATCATCCATGTGTCATCGCCGTCAGGGATTTGATCCAGAATCAAGTGATTGGAGAAATTCTTAGTGCCAGGTTTTTTGTCGGGCAGTATCTTCCCGATTGGAGACCCGGTCGAGATTATTCGAAATCCTATTCTGCAAAGCGAGAATTGGGTGGTGGAGTTACTTTGGATCTTATTCACGAAATTGACCTGGCGGTTCATCTGCTGGGATCACCTTCAGAAAAGTTGGTCTCAATCGCTGCCAAATTTTCGTCATTAACGATTGAAACAGAGGATATTACAGAGATTGCATACATCACTGAACGAAGGTGTCTTGTTTCTTTACATTTGGACTATGTGTTTCGTGGATATAAAAGGGATATCACACTTCTTGGAACTAATGGTCATATCATTGTTGACCTGTTCAAAAATAAACTAAGTGTTTTTAATGAAGATTGTTCATTGGTAGAAGAAATCAAATATCCACATTTTGAAAGAAATGACATGTACTTGCAAATGCTCCGAACATATATATCAGATTTGAATGGTGGAACCTTCACTTCGCCATCGGTTGAAGAAGGATTACTAACTAATAAAATTGCTTTAACAGTACTTGAACAGAATGGATTAAACAATTGA
- a CDS encoding SDR family oxidoreductase, with the protein MTHNLDKYFDIKNKVIVLIGATGLLGTRYTDFLSALGANIVIADIDQAKCDNLAEVVKTKYSVDPLPLQIDMTTEHEILSLFTKVIDKYGKIDVLINNAQIKPEGFYAPFESYTKSTLMKVLDGNLGGVVLCCREACKQFVIQGYGVIVNVSSVYGNVGADQRLYDGVENIYFPSERFSSPVSYAVSKAGILNLTRYLASYYREKNIRVNSLTPGGVFDNHDEKFNDQYSARTLLGRMADYDEYNSAVLFLCSDASSYMTGANLVVDGGWTAI; encoded by the coding sequence TTGACCCATAACCTAGATAAATATTTTGATATTAAGAACAAAGTAATAGTTCTAATTGGTGCAACAGGTTTGTTAGGAACACGATATACTGATTTTCTATCCGCCTTGGGTGCAAATATTGTCATTGCCGATATCGACCAGGCAAAATGTGATAATTTAGCAGAAGTAGTAAAAACGAAATATTCAGTTGATCCGTTGCCACTCCAAATTGATATGACAACCGAACATGAGATCTTAAGTCTATTTACGAAAGTAATAGATAAATATGGCAAAATTGATGTTCTAATCAACAATGCACAAATAAAACCGGAAGGTTTTTACGCACCTTTTGAGAGTTACACAAAAAGCACCTTGATGAAGGTTTTAGACGGCAATCTGGGCGGTGTGGTTTTGTGTTGTCGAGAGGCGTGCAAACAATTTGTCATTCAAGGGTATGGTGTTATTGTCAATGTTTCTTCGGTTTATGGTAATGTGGGAGCCGACCAAAGATTATATGATGGAGTGGAAAATATATACTTTCCAAGTGAGCGTTTTTCATCTCCTGTTTCTTATGCAGTTTCTAAGGCTGGGATTCTAAATCTGACCAGATATCTGGCTTCATATTATCGAGAGAAAAATATTCGAGTGAATTCACTGACTCCGGGGGGAGTTTTTGACAATCACGATGAGAAATTTAATGATCAGTATAGTGCAAGGACATTGTTGGGGCGAATGGCTGATTATGATGAATATAATTCAGCTGTCCTTTTTTTGTGTTCTGACGCATCGAGTTATATGACCGGGGCGAATTTAGTTGTTGATGGAGGGTGGACAGCAATATGA
- a CDS encoding Gfo/Idh/MocA family oxidoreductase, with the protein MNKFVIVGTGGLGKRHLQGLAAASVSSEIIIYDPNSEAVNSAVDAFNEVKQEHVKLIVVDSLDKLPSIIDLMIVATNSRERLEVLSSALKYSSVGILIMEKFLFPTLIEYEQANELIKKSGSLAFVNCPLRMWPLFQQIKAKLKNSKQYSIDVCGNGWGLGCNSIHYLDLFSFITGNEDFVLDFKRLDPKWIESKRQGYIEFTGTINGSDPKTNSSLRMTSFNAERTPILLRISSEKGHYIIRMASEIDVMEILPESKWDPKYWKAENQFQSKLSSLLAESISNSSLIQLPSYEISAKLHTSLLVGFLYHLRDYSETITDTCYIT; encoded by the coding sequence ATGAATAAATTTGTAATAGTAGGAACTGGGGGGTTAGGGAAGCGGCACTTACAAGGGCTTGCAGCGGCTTCAGTATCTTCAGAAATTATTATTTACGACCCGAACTCTGAAGCAGTGAATAGTGCAGTGGATGCATTCAACGAAGTTAAACAAGAACATGTTAAATTAATTGTTGTGGATTCTCTTGATAAACTTCCATCAATAATTGATCTAATGATCGTGGCAACAAATTCCAGAGAGAGGTTGGAAGTCCTTTCAAGTGCGCTAAAATATAGTTCTGTAGGGATACTTATTATGGAAAAATTTCTTTTTCCTACATTGATTGAGTATGAACAAGCAAATGAGTTAATAAAGAAGAGTGGAAGTCTGGCATTTGTCAATTGTCCACTAAGAATGTGGCCTCTTTTCCAACAAATTAAGGCTAAATTAAAAAATTCAAAACAATACAGCATAGATGTTTGTGGGAATGGTTGGGGTTTAGGATGTAATTCAATTCACTATTTAGACCTCTTTTCCTTTATCACTGGAAATGAAGATTTTGTGCTTGATTTTAAAAGATTAGACCCAAAATGGATCGAAAGTAAAAGACAGGGTTATATCGAATTTACAGGTACAATTAACGGGTCCGATCCCAAAACAAACTCTTCTTTACGGATGACTTCATTCAACGCTGAGAGAACACCAATTCTACTTAGGATTTCAAGTGAAAAAGGTCATTACATTATAAGGATGGCTTCGGAAATTGATGTCATGGAAATACTTCCAGAGTCAAAATGGGATCCAAAATATTGGAAGGCTGAGAATCAATTTCAAAGTAAACTTTCGTCTCTACTTGCTGAATCAATCAGTAATAGTTCTTTGATTCAATTGCCTTCATACGAAATTTCTGCAAAGCTTCACACTTCTCTATTGGTTGGATTTCTTTACCATTTGAGAGACTACTCTGAAACGATCACAGATACTTGTTACATTACTTAA
- a CDS encoding gfo/Idh/MocA family oxidoreductase — protein MDTKILLIGAGPMAIEYAKVFEAMGIDFTVVGRGTVSAIKFQKKTGFEVVTGGLENQPTEFFSKFNHAIVAVDVEGLHSSTIFLMVKGIKSILVEKPAGLTTYDVICLNEVAFEKKCKVFVAYNRRFYTSFLEAEKMIKEDDGVKSFSFEFTERSHFIRTLNKSEAAKNNWFFANSSHVIDMAFALGGQPLEIRSFSKGGVDWHPKASIFAGCGISKKGSLFTYSANWESAGGWGVEILTKYRRLIFKPLERLKVQKVGENDPVELELDYELDILYKPGLYRMVENFINGDEKALSIGDHSLMMPVYEQILHGNV, from the coding sequence ATGGACACTAAAATTCTGTTAATTGGTGCGGGACCGATGGCAATTGAGTATGCAAAAGTTTTTGAGGCTATGGGGATTGACTTTACAGTTGTCGGTCGAGGGACCGTTTCCGCGATCAAATTCCAAAAGAAAACAGGTTTTGAAGTAGTTACTGGTGGACTAGAAAATCAGCCAACAGAATTTTTTAGTAAATTCAATCATGCCATAGTTGCTGTCGATGTTGAGGGTTTACATTCATCAACAATTTTCCTTATGGTTAAGGGCATAAAAAGCATTTTGGTAGAAAAACCTGCTGGTTTAACAACTTATGATGTAATATGCTTAAATGAAGTGGCTTTCGAAAAAAAATGTAAGGTTTTCGTCGCCTATAATAGACGGTTTTACACTTCATTTTTGGAGGCTGAAAAAATGATTAAAGAGGATGATGGGGTGAAATCATTTTCGTTCGAATTTACCGAGCGGTCTCATTTTATTAGGACTCTAAATAAATCGGAGGCTGCAAAGAACAATTGGTTTTTTGCAAATTCATCTCATGTTATAGATATGGCATTTGCTTTAGGGGGTCAACCACTGGAGATTAGATCTTTCTCAAAGGGGGGGGTGGATTGGCATCCAAAAGCATCAATTTTTGCAGGCTGTGGAATTTCAAAAAAAGGTTCACTTTTCACTTACTCGGCTAACTGGGAGTCAGCTGGTGGCTGGGGAGTAGAAATCCTCACGAAATATAGGAGGCTTATTTTTAAACCTCTCGAGAGATTAAAAGTACAAAAGGTTGGTGAAAATGACCCGGTAGAACTTGAGTTGGATTATGAATTAGATATTCTCTATAAGCCCGGACTGTATAGAATGGTTGAAAATTTTATTAATGGTGACGAGAAAGCTCTTTCAATCGGTGATCACTCTCTTATGATGCCAGTATATGAACAGATTTTGCACGGTAACGTATGA